DNA sequence from the Zonotrichia albicollis isolate bZonAlb1 chromosome 29, bZonAlb1.hap1, whole genome shotgun sequence genome:
AAGCTGCCTCTCTGCAACACCCCTGGCTCCTGAACACCTTCAAAACCACGAGCCCCAGGAAAGCCAAGAACACCTTTGAGTgaatcccagagcatcccaaacAGAGAGGGGCCCACAGGAGAATCCAGCGCAGCCCCTGGTCCTGCACAGACCCCAACAATCCCGCCCTGGGCAGGGCCGGGACCATTCCCAGGGGaacctggcagtgcccagcaccttGCCCTGAGCCCCATGCCAAGCTCTGGCaccgctccagcccctcccggGCTCCTGTCCCCGCTGCAGATCCCAAGGAAGGATTTCCTGAAGGGTTCCCCCTCCaccccatcccctccatcccctccgcTGCACACCCGGGAGCGGCTGGGCCGGGGCAGGCACACGAACCCCGCAGCTCCCGAGGGTCCCGGGCTGTGCCCGGGGACAGCGGGACTGTGCGGGTCACACCGAGGAATTGACAGGGGAACTGACAGAGGAATTGACAGAGGAATTGACAGGGGAATTGACAGGGGAATTGACAGGGACGGGAGAGAAGCGCCGCGGCCGGGCCCAGGCTCTGACAGTGccggaggagggaagggaagcgCCGACAGAACAGCTCAGCCCCGGCCGCTGTCACCTTCCTGCCCCCGGTTTTCCCAGCACCGAATGACGGAGCCAGCGGCAGCTCCTGCTCGCCCCCAGCCCCCGGGATCGCCATTGATCCCCGTGTGCGGCCCGAACCCCGCGGGCGGTGAATCCCCGCGGGCAGCCCCGGCTCGGGGCACCGGGACCCCGGGGGTGCCACCCACACAAAGCGCGGGGGGGCCGGTGCGGGCCCGTCCGGGCCGGTGCGGGGGAGGCCGCGCGGGGGCCGCGGGCCCGAAAGGGAGCGGTAgcgccggggccgcgccgggagcggcggggccgggcccggggccgggagcggcggcgggccCGGCGGCGCGGGGGGCGCAGCGCGGGTGGCGGGGTGCGGGCCCGCTCGGGCCGGGGCCGGTGGCGGTGCCggtggcggggcgggggcgcggTCCGGCCGTACCTGCGCGCGGGGCCCTCGGCGGCGCGGGGGGCGCAGCGAAGGGGGGGCGCCCAGGCGAGCGCAGCGCCCCGCGGCCACCACCTGCGCCCGCCTCCCCACCGCGCCCATTGGCCGCGCGCGGCACCGCCCTCACGCCCATTGGCCGCGCCGCCGGGGACGGACGGCGGGGTCAGCCAGTGGCGAGCCCGATCGCCGAATAACAAGGCAAGCGCTGGCGTTGATTGGTCGGCGGCGCGGAGCGACGGTCCGCCCACCGACGGGCGGGGCAGCGGGGAGCGCTCCCGTCACTCATGCTCTTTCCGCCAATCGCACACCGCCTTCTTCTACCGGCGGCCCGCCCCCAGCGGTCATTGGGTGAGGCGGGCGCCGGGCGGGCACTGATTGGCGGCTTGTGGTGCCCGTCaggcgcggggcggggcagtgaggacgtgaggagccgcacagcgcggggcgggggcgctGCGGCCGCGCTGCGCCAATGGGGGAGCGGCGAGCGCGCGCGCCCCCGCGCGGCCGGGCGGGGAACGGCGGGGACtgagggggacacaggggggacagcggggatcgggggggacagagggggctggggggtccCGGGACCAGCGATCCCCGTCTTCGCAGCCTCCGGGCACAGCCGAGGCTCGGCCAGCGCTGCCCGGAGAGCTTTGGGATCCCGGTCCCAGACGGTGTCCGGGCACAGCTCATTCCCATCCCGAACTTGCCCATTTGCGCTCAATGAGGCCGAGCAGAGCTCGCAGCCCGTGCCCGCCCTGGGAATTCCTTGGTTGGGTTTTTGCTGCTGTCACTCCCCTCTCCGAGTCTTTCCCCAGGAAACTTTGTTTCTCCCGAGGAAACTTTGTTCTGTTCCCGGTCCCATCTCGGGGATTTGCCCCACAAACGGCCCCGGGTGGGAGCGGGAGGTGAAACATCAGCCCAGCACATCAGCCCCAGCACGGAATCccgccctgagcagcacaggcgTTTCCCTGCTAGGGCTTTGTAATTTGGGACAGATAATTTTGGCACATCTCACCAGAAAGTGTCCAATTTGCAGGGGAATTGTAATTGCTGCTTAAAAAAGCCACCAACAGAACAGTACATTGGCACCTATGGAGGAAACAAAGTTTGTTTTTCAAGTTCCAAATAACAGCAAAACCAATAAATGAAGGAAGTCATTGCAGTTATTGCAATTTAAATGCAGAAATGCTTCCTCACTTTCACTCACCTTCAATTCCTCCCATCACAACACAGAATAAAAAGCACGaggacatgttttatgaaattTAAATATCTGAAAGTGTTTCATGTTAACAATGACCTTAAAATAAACTTATTTTAAAGAGGGCAGATGGTGCTAGTGCTGCTTAATTTCACAGATTTTGTTTTTACCACCTTAATGTTGCTTTATTTCCTTCATCTGCCTTTGTGGAAACCTCAGTGGCTGAATTTATTCCTCTGGTTTGTGGAGAAGCTCACACTTGTTCCTGTAACACCTCAAATATGATGCAGGACTTGGCATTTGCAACAGTTTTGGACTTTATTCATTAAAAGGACAAACAATTCCAACTGCCAGTTGGTATTTGTGATTCTGGCGCAGTGGAAATGAGGATTCTCCAAACTTGCAGTGAAAAATCATAATGAAAATCATAAGccttagaaaaataaaaggtttgGCTTAATGGGGCATAAATTCAAACATAAATTCAAATTTCTCCACAAGGAATTGGGTCTGGTAACCCACTCTGGATCAAAAGAATTGAAGGAGAACAGTCAACAACTCATCTGAAAAGATATTTATTTTGAGAACATCAACTCGCACATTATACAAAAAATTGACAAATTCACCAAAAAACGTATAAAATGTTGCAGGGTCTTTTTCCCTAACATATTAACATAATCACTTTGCAAAGGGTAAGATTTGAGGAAACCAATAATAGGCACAATTGTTCCAGTCTGTCTGCAGAAAAGTGTGATTAAAAACATCCCTGTCTTGCTGAGGTATCAAACTGCAAACTTTGGTAATGTTAGAGGGAGACCAAgggagccttctccaggcatGGCCAATACAAAATGGTTCATACAAAAGCCAGAATTggttatttttcatttccaagTAGAAATGCagtgaacaaagaaaaaaactccCCAATACACCTATAACTAGGAAACCTGATCCTCTGCAAATCCCCACTAATCACACACAGCTACAGTGATCCACGCTCCCAAAGAATCCGGCTGGCAAGTCCCAACAATTCAGTGCTTATGAAAAAAAGGAGACCTTGATGGTGATTCAGAGCCCAGTCTTCCAGCAAAGGACAAAAGGCACTTAAGAATGGCTTTAGGATATTCCACAATGGCATTTCGGGACAGGGGACAGCGCCCAGCTGAACAAATCCTTCCCTAAGAGAAGTCCAGTGAGGTAGTACTTCATATTGCTccaaccacttggctctaagcAAGCAGCCTTCTGCTTCTGAGATACAAAATTAGCGGGAAATGGCTTTTTGTCAAATGTATAAAACCCAGTTCTTacaaaaaaatagtaaaaaccCACTTGTGGTACAAAGGCAGGAACCATCTTGTACAAATTGAGTATCAAAATGCTGCCAAGGTGATGCACGAGTCTACCTTGATGGCCAAATCCCCAGACAGTGAAGATTGTTCTAGCAACCAAGCCATTtttggaataaaaaataaaaataaaggggGCAGAGGGGCACTCTGAGAACTTCCCTCATCATTAGCAGCCTCACCGGAAGCACTTTCAGTCCATTATTAGAAAGAAATCATTCTGTACTGATGAATGGCAGGTTTGAGGggatgaaaaaaaccaaaaaataaaattgcaaagTTCAACACagagaacaaaaacaaaacccacgaACATACAACAGGATCATCCTTGGAGTTTACAGGTTTGTTTTCAAAACCAGGAAGACTTCAAACCATTTTTTTGCAGGGGGGGGGGGCGGGTAGGAGAAAACACAGactaacctttttttttttttgttttaaattaagcCCAGGGTGGGTGTGGCAGGCAggggggaggcagggagggagaagtgCTCTGGGGGATCACCGGCCGCTGCCGTAGCCGGGGAAGAGCTGGGCCAGGACGCTCTGCAGGGCCTCGTTCACCTCCATGCTGTAGCTGCGGCCCAGCTCGTAGCGGCACGCGGGGCAGCTGAACACCGAGGCCTTGAAGGACCTGTCCAGGCagtcctggggacagcagagagcagggtcagggacagggagctgagctggggctcATTGGGGACAGCTCTGACACAGAGAGCCAGCCCTGAGATTCGTGGGATGGGATCAGAGAGAGAAGGGGCACTGCATCCCCAGCTGGGAGTATTGCTGCTgctggacacagcacagagaagggctgggatggagagaCTCTAAATCCcgccccagtgctgctggacaCAGCAGAGACCATGGAATTCCAGCCTGGATGGGATGGAGATACCCTAAATGCcaccccagtgctgcaggacacagcagaGATCAGGGAATTCCAGCCTGGATGGGATGGAGAGACCTTAAATCCacccagccactgctgctggacacagcagagagcagggaactgatctctcccagcctggctcggcatggagaaaccccaaatcccacccagggatgctggacacAGCAGAGACCATGGAATTCCAGTCTGGGTAGGATGGAGAGACCCTAAATCCCACCCCAGTGCTATTGgacacagcagagagcagggctgggatggagggaccttaaatcccacctcagtgctgctggacaCAGCAGAGATCAGGGAATTCCAGCCTGGATGGACATGCAGAGACCTTAAATCCCacactgccagtgctgctggacacagcagagagcagagaactgatctctcccagcctggctcggcatggagaaacaccaaatcccacccagggatgctggacacAGCAGAGATCAGGGaattccagcctggctgggatagagggaccttaaatcccaccccagtgctgctggacacagcagagagcagagaattcctggctgggatggaagggacctcaaagcccacccagtgccacccctgccatggcagggacacctcccactgtcccaggctgctccaagccctgtccatcctggcctgggcactgccagggatccaggggcagccccagctgctgtgggaattccatcccaggcctgcccaccctcccagggaacaattccagcccagcccagcccagcccacctTGCAGACGTTGTGCTGGCACACGGTGGTGACTGGCCTGAACACGACCTCCTGACAGCAAATACACAGAAAGGCCTCTTCCACTTTATTCAGAAATTTCTGCAAAAAAGAACATTTCAATCAACTTAGTGCTGAAAGATAAATGAACCCAAACCCCCACCATTAAATGCAATTGATCATAGAAAGATTCTCAACAAATCTTAATATGCAAAACCTGTCCCATTAAACCTGCTGGGGGTGTTTacactaaaataaataattttaggtCTGAGGCTGTTCTTTAATTCAGCCAAGGGTTTGTGGCTGGGGGCAGCACAATTACAGCCCAACATACCGGTCCATCTTTGAGAGCCTCTAGGACTTCATTCCACAGCTTTTCATTGGCTTCATCACTTTTTATAAGAGATTTCTGCTGGGATGTCAGCTTGTATGGCTCAACTTTAGTTTTCTTTGGAGTCCCTGCTGGAGAGGTGACGGGTGTTTCCTCCCCAcctgaaagaaaacacaaagattttttttaaaaaaccaaaaaaccaccagAACGGAACCAAGTAAAATGCACAAAAACCTCCAAGGTTTTCTAGATCCACTTGCCTACTCCACAAACCTGCtgatttccttttcctcttccctttccctggGGTATCCAACTCATCATctccattattttctttttccttgtcttTGTTTGCAACAGCTTCCAAATATCCTTCAGGATACTGCAGGAAAACAAATCAAAGATCATTCAATGCCAACACACTGGGTCAGACTTGCAGACCAAGCCAGGTCCAAGGTGACTCTGGAGAACTGCTCCAGGGGCACTTTTCATCTATTTAAGCAACAGATCCCTGCTGTAGGGAAGCACTTCACAGCCTATAGAAATTCCATACCAGAAACAAAGTGAGTTTTGTCCTTTTAGCTTCTTGatgtataaaaataaacaacccaGCAGACTGGAAGCATTTATTAGTCTCAATTTTTAGCTAAGGAGCATCTAAGAGAAAAATCCCTGTTCTCCATCAAGTTGAGAGCCCAGGGCAGTACCTGCATTGTCAGGCCAAGCTTTTTCATCCTGTCCTTCCCCTCTTTGGTCCAAGGAGCAGGTTCTTCATCGTCCCTCCTCAGCAGGTAACGCCACACCAGGAACCCAGATTTCCCCGTCTCAGGCCAGTATTTCACCACCTGCAAAAGCCCCAGCAAGTCCATCACCCTCTGTCCAAGCCCCCTGGGCACGAGCACACGCTCttgtcccagctcagccctcctCACCTTGTAGATGCCATCGTATCTGTTGCCCTCCAGGGGAGCATACTTGCTGTGCTTGCCTCCCTTGACGTTCCTGACCACCCTGACCGGCTTCCCCGCCCGCCAGTCCTTGGCCTCAGCCCCGTGCTTGTCGTTGATGGGGGCACTGCAGTTCagagccagggccctgcaggagaGGCCAGAGGTCAGTGTGTGACTGCCATGGaagccctgtgtgtgacactgacagctctgcactcAGGGACCCTCCTGATGGGGGCACAGCTGATTGTTCATGGCATGACCCCAATGCAccagcccacagcagctcctccactGAAGTCCAGGCTTATCTGTGAAACAGCTCAGAATTACAAATGTTCTGGTCTCCTGAGGTAACCAGGGGCTGCAAGGGTCTCCAGCAGAGAGCAGAACTCCCACACCAATTGATTGCTCTGTTCTTTAAGTGTCAGCCAGTATTGCAGGTGACACCAACCCCAGccagctctgtcccctcacAGGGCACTGAAAGGAGCATTCCCATCCTGTCACTGATCTGCAGCCAAACCACAGCCCAGACCCACCTCTGGCCCTTGTTCCAAAGCTGGAACAGCCCAAACAACCCCTGTGCTGACAGAGTGCCAGGTGCTGAGGCCAGAATGGAGCACAGACGCTGCCAACCTGTTCATGTTGGTGAGTTTCTGGTCACAGGACTGCTCTGCCGTGCGCTTGTTCCCAGAGAGGTCCCGGCCCCCGCTGCCCGTGTAGGTGAAGGAATTCCCATGATCCTGAAATGAACACGGGTGGATTTCACAGTCACAAAAAGAATTCAACAAAAGCAGGAGTCTTTTAATCAGGTAGGTTTAGCAGGGCATTCTCAAAAAGGAAAGATGCTTCCTGTGTATTTAAACTCCCAGACTGGGGCAGTCTCTGGCTGTCCCTCAGGCTGCCAGGAGAGGAGACCAGGTGACAACAGTGACAATGCTGCCCTGTCACacccctgagcagcccaggctcACACAGGATCTGCTGCAAGTGAacagctggcagcacagcccacgAGACTGTTCCAATGTGGGTATAAGGCAGACCTTGAAAAGTCAGAACTCTGGGATCAAAAGCTGGCACAGGGATATTAAACTGGGTTGGGATGATCCTGTGGCTCAGGCTGGCACAGACCAATGCAGTTTTTTCAGAACTCTGGGATCAAAAGCTGGCACAGGGATACCAAACTGGGTTGGGATGATCCTGTGGCTCAGGCTGGCACAGACCAATGCAGTTTTTTCAGAACTCTGGGATCAAAAGCTGACACAGGGATACCAAACTGGGTTGGGATGATCCTGTGGCTCAGGCTGGCACAGACCAatgcagtttttccttgccttgTTGGCTTCTGAAGGAAATGGTGAAGCTGGGCAAGTGTTTGGTGTGGAGTTTTAACAGGTTTGTTTGGTTCTGTGCATAAATAATCAGGATCCACTCACAATGTCATCTTCATATCCTCCTGCCAGCACCAAGGAGTAGGCCCCATCGTTGCTCCTGCCGTGGATCCCGGCCACGTGGGGCCTGTGCACCCCAGACTCGCTCACCTGGGAGACAAAAATCAGCTTTGGAGGCACCTGCCCTCAACAGGCCCCACCAGCACTGGGTTTGAGTTGAACCAACTGTGCTACTTCACATTTGCTTTCCATGTGTCACAGGGGGAAGCTGCTCTCACCATCATCCCCCAAAAAGCTCCagacagaaggaagaaaaataaaaatgcattttaaaacatAAGGCACTGACTGTATCAGTAAACTGAACACACGGATAAGGTTTGTGTGCAAATCTAACTATTTGGATATTTATAATTGAAATTGCTTATTAAAAGGCTCCAGGTGTTTAAGAATAATACAGATATTAAATATTTGTATAAAGTTTTGAAAGAGTTGTAATAGCAACCTTCCCTCAATACCTGAAGGCAAGATCTGGATAGGCCAGTGCTTTTTTCTGCCCCAGCTTTCTAACAGGATGAGAAACCTTCTGTTTCATGTACGTGGATATTTGAGACACCCTTGGCAGGGCACACTGCACACCTCCAGGACAAACCACTGGGAACAAATCCgcttgctttggggtttttgagttACCAAAAAGAGCACTACAACAAAATAAACCAGCACTTGAAGGTCCAACAATGCAGCATTAGTTATGGAACACTTGATCCAGACAAAGCCAGAattcttttcctgctgcactTCCATATATCCAGTGACACACACATTTCCACATTAACTGTTTCAGTTTCTTGCAGGAGCTGGGTAactccaatttttttccccacagcagGTCAGGCCAGGATTCAGCTTCCTACCTGAACTCTGAATTTCCACATGGTGCCCACAGGGATGCCAGGGATTGGTCCATAGTGGTTGGAGGGGACGATGGTGCATTCCTTGGTGCGCCCCACACACGCCatgccctgggcagagagcagcatCAGCCAAGAGCCCAAAGGAACAAACACAACTCCAAGTAAAACAGCTTTGGACTGACCTTGCCCCAGTCTCTCCGGGAGGAGGAATTAGCAGATGCcatcttttgtttctttttactttcttttaatttctctccTGCTAAAACCACCTCGCTTGCATCGTTTCGACATTCAGGGCAATACCTAAAGTCAGTGAAAATTAACAAGTAGCAAAGCCTTCAGTTAGGAGCATTTCCTCCAACCACAGTGAGTTATGTTACAATTTCCCCGTGTGAAACCAGACAGGACATGGAAACACTTTCCATACTGGAATTTAACCTACAACAGCTCCTGTGCAGGTGTATCAGGAAACAGCTGTGATACAAAATCATTGTATGCAGTGTTGAAACACAATAATAAACCAGTGCATTTCACTGGCTCTGTGTCTATTGAAGGATGTATTTCACTACCCACAGCTCTCACTGTACATTTCTCATGCACAAACCTGCCTGATCTGATGATGGGGCCTGCCTGCAGTGACCCTTAAAAGCCACTGCACGGCTGAAGCCTCCCAGCATCAAGCTCTCATTTGGTCCTTTTTGGATCccaggctggtttggggtggaaggaccttaaagctcatctcattccaagccctgccatggcagggacaccctccTCTATCCCAGCCTGCTCCAAGCCTTAGGCAGGTAAACCAAAAAGCATCTAGATCCCAAAACTAGGAAAAGGAGTGTGCAAGCCATGGGCTTAAAACCTACTCTCATTAAGCTCATGAAAAGCtatgaagtttaaaaaaaaaaaaaccctaaacacccacatccctgctcCTAATTAGATGTAACTGTGACACCCCACACACCTCCTCAGAACCTACCAGTCCTCATCATCTGGGATTCTGCTGAGGGGAGGGTTCAGGCAGTAGATGTGGAAGGCCATGTCACACTCGTCACACATGAGCTGCTTATCTGGATCCTGCTTCCCCCCACAGATGTGACAAGCACAGACCCTGCAGGTCTTGTTTGGGTTGTCCTTGCAGGCTTTACACACGGGTCCACTCTGTCCTGTGggcaaacacaaaccacactCAGCCACTGCCAAGATCCACTGGAAACGGTCAAAGGAGGCACAGCTGAATGTGACTTGGAGCCCTTAAACCTTTAACCCTCACAGAGACAACTGGCAGGACATGACAAGGTAAGACAGACATGCAAGAACTCCACATCAGACTCACGTTTTGGAGTTCCAGAACTGATGGGAGAAGCAGTGCCTGGCTCTTCAATTTTATAGATTTCATCCACTAATATAATTGTGCAGTCATTCAAGGAATCACCAGCTTCCCTAGAAGAAG
Encoded proteins:
- the UHRF1 gene encoding E3 ubiquitin-protein ligase UHRF1 isoform X1, whose product is MWIQVRTMDGSQTHRVDSLSKLTKVEGLRLRIHEVFGVEPHRQRLFYRGKQMEDGHSLFDYSVGLNDIVQLLVRQSPAVLPAGSKDKDPELSDSDSGCGSGPSESDKSSHNGEAALELEGQPGTAAQPDWADPCFGLYKINDLVDARDTDMGAWFEATVVNVTRKKPTSGSAESCTDPDQPTAVPEEDVIYHVKYDDYPENGVVQMSSGNVRARARTILKWHQLEVGQVVMVNYNPDEPKERGFWYDAEILQKRETKTTRELNAKILLGEAGDSLNDCTIILVDEIYKIEEPGTASPISSGTPKRQSGPVCKACKDNPNKTCRVCACHICGGKQDPDKQLMCDECDMAFHIYCLNPPLSRIPDDEDWYCPECRNDASEVVLAGEKLKESKKKQKMASANSSSRRDWGKGMACVGRTKECTIVPSNHYGPIPGIPVGTMWKFRVQVSESGVHRPHVAGIHGRSNDGAYSLVLAGGYEDDIDHGNSFTYTGSGGRDLSGNKRTAEQSCDQKLTNMNRALALNCSAPINDKHGAEAKDWRAGKPVRVVRNVKGGKHSKYAPLEGNRYDGIYKVVKYWPETGKSGFLVWRYLLRRDDEEPAPWTKEGKDRMKKLGLTMQYPEGYLEAVANKDKEKENNGDDELDTPGKGKRKRKSAGGEETPVTSPAGTPKKTKVEPYKLTSQQKSLIKSDEANEKLWNEVLEALKDGPKFLNKVEEAFLCICCQEVVFRPVTTVCQHNVCKDCLDRSFKASVFSCPACRYELGRSYSMEVNEALQSVLAQLFPGYGSGR
- the UHRF1 gene encoding E3 ubiquitin-protein ligase UHRF1 isoform X2; translated protein: MSPVHFGVLACHGQCCIPSAGAMWIQVRTMDGSQTHRVDSLSKLTKVEGLRLRIHEVFGVEPHRQRLFYRGKQMEDGHSLFDYSVGLNDIVQLLVRQSPAVLPAGSKDKDPELSDSDSGCGSGPSESDKSSHNGEAALELEGQPGTAAQPDWADPCFGLYKINDLVDARDTDMGAWFEATVVNVTRKKPTSGSAESCTDPDQPTAVPEEDVIYHVKYDDYPENGVVQMSSGNVRARARTILKWHQLEVGQVVMVNYNPDEPKERGFWYDAEILQKRETKTTRELNAKILLGEAGDSLNDCTIILVDEIYKIEEPGTASPISSGTPKRQSGPVCKACKDNPNKTCRVCACHICGGKQDPDKQLMCDECDMAFHIYCLNPPLSRIPDDEDWYCPECRNDASEVVLAGEKLKESKKKQKMASANSSSRRDWGKGMACVGRTKECTIVPSNHYGPIPGIPVGTMWKFRVQVSESGVHRPHVAGIHGRSNDGAYSLVLAGGYEDDIDHGNSFTYTGSGGRDLSGNKRTAEQSCDQKLTNMNRALALNCSAPINDKHGAEAKDWRAGKPVRVVRNVKGGKHSKYAPLEGNRYDGIYKVVKYWPETGKSGFLVWRYLLRRDDEEPAPWTKEGKDRMKKLGLTMQYPEGYLEAVANKDKEKENNGDDELDTPGKGKRKRKSAGGEETPVTSPAGTPKKTKVEPYKLTSQQKSLIKSDEANEKLWNEVLEALKDGPKFLNKVEEAFLCICCQEVVFRPVTTVCQHNVCKDCLDRSFKASVFSCPACRYELGRSYSMEVNEALQSVLAQLFPGYGSGR
- the UHRF1 gene encoding E3 ubiquitin-protein ligase UHRF1 isoform X3; protein product: MEDGHSLFDYSVGLNDIVQLLVRQSPAVLPAGSKDKDPELSDSDSGCGSGPSESDKSSHNGEAALELEGQPGTAAQPDWADPCFGLYKINDLVDARDTDMGAWFEATVVNVTRKKPTSGSAESCTDPDQPTAVPEEDVIYHVKYDDYPENGVVQMSSGNVRARARTILKWHQLEVGQVVMVNYNPDEPKERGFWYDAEILQKRETKTTRELNAKILLGEAGDSLNDCTIILVDEIYKIEEPGTASPISSGTPKRQSGPVCKACKDNPNKTCRVCACHICGGKQDPDKQLMCDECDMAFHIYCLNPPLSRIPDDEDWYCPECRNDASEVVLAGEKLKESKKKQKMASANSSSRRDWGKGMACVGRTKECTIVPSNHYGPIPGIPVGTMWKFRVQVSESGVHRPHVAGIHGRSNDGAYSLVLAGGYEDDIDHGNSFTYTGSGGRDLSGNKRTAEQSCDQKLTNMNRALALNCSAPINDKHGAEAKDWRAGKPVRVVRNVKGGKHSKYAPLEGNRYDGIYKVVKYWPETGKSGFLVWRYLLRRDDEEPAPWTKEGKDRMKKLGLTMQYPEGYLEAVANKDKEKENNGDDELDTPGKGKRKRKSAGGEETPVTSPAGTPKKTKVEPYKLTSQQKSLIKSDEANEKLWNEVLEALKDGPKFLNKVEEAFLCICCQEVVFRPVTTVCQHNVCKDCLDRSFKASVFSCPACRYELGRSYSMEVNEALQSVLAQLFPGYGSGR